The following proteins are encoded in a genomic region of Doryrhamphus excisus isolate RoL2022-K1 chromosome 6, RoL_Dexc_1.0, whole genome shotgun sequence:
- the chkb gene encoding choline/ethanolamine kinase isoform X1, whose product MRLTLRRYAFVFRLGSNFIGELSTGTSYYLKPKTQPVSFLHFTRKLAMQSVGNVSGDSDLERVHTPEPKLFTDMPPTSTGVEKMPTGYELRLLVHERTSRSPSPLLGSNCDDDSEAESFKGGRTEEVDRDTKERAFSWCRDFLAGAWKTIQLVDFQISIVSGGLSNLLYLCSLPENVNTVGEEPRQVLLRVYGAILQVDMDQQNPDIKQIMELIVFCFFFLLQGVDSLVLESVMFAILAERTLGPKLYGIFPQGRLEQYFPNTRMRTDQLSDPNISTEIATKMARFHEMVMPFNKEPTWLFGTINKYMDQVLTLSFTRDAHVKKYKKLMKLNLPAELKNLRELLAATPSPVVFCHNDVQEGNILILHKGDQTSTDRLMLIDFEYSSYNYRGFDFGNHFCEWMYDYTYNKWPFYKATPDDYPSREQQLIFIRSYLNELRGEGSGDNVDQRQIEEDMIIEANRYALASHFLWGLWSIIQAKLSKIEFGYMDYAQSRFDAYFKQKKLYS is encoded by the exons AAGAAGATATGCTTTTGTCTTCCGGTTAGGCAGCAACTTTATCGGCGAACTGTCAACAGGAACCTCTTACTATCTCAAACCCAAAACACAACCTGTTTCTTTTCTACATTTTACCCGGAAGCTCGCCATGCAGTCGGTTGGGAATGTGAGCGGAGACTCGGACTTGGAAAGAGTCCACACACCAGAACCGAAGCTTTTCACCGACATGCCTCCGACGAGCACCGGTGTTGAGAAAATGCCAACGGGCTACGAATTGCGCCTTCTCGTCCACGAAAGAACCTCAAGAAGCCCTAGTCCTTTGTTGGGGTCCAACTGTGATGACGACTCAGAGGCAGAGTCATTCAAGGGCGGCAGGACTGAGGAAGTGGACCGGGACACGAAGGAGAGGGCGTTTTCTTGGTGTCGAGATTTCCTAGCTGGAGCTTGGAAGACGATCCAACTAGTTGATTTTCAAATTAGCATCGTCAG cGGTGGATTGAGTAATCTGCTGTACCTGTGCAGCTTGCCTGAAAATGTGAATACTGTAGGGGAGGAGCCTCGCCAAGTGCTCCTCAGAGTCTATGGTGCCATCCTACAGGTGGATATGGACCAACAGAATCCAGATATAAAGCAGATTATGGagttaattgttttttgttttttttttttgctacaggGAGTGGACTCTTTGGTGTTGGAGAGCGTCATGTTCGCCATACTGGCAGAACGTACTTTAGGCCCCAAACTGTACGGCATCTTTCCACAAGGACGCCTGGAGCAGTATTTTCCA AATACCCGCATGCGCACAGACCAACTGTCAGACCCCAATATCTCCACTGAGATTGCCACAAAGATGGCGCGGTTTCACGAAATGGTTATGCCATTTAACAAAGAGCCCACTTGGCTGTTTGGGACCATTAATAA ATACATGGATCAAGTGTTGACGTTGAGCTTTACACGCGACGCCCATGTGAAGAAGTACAAAAAGCTGATGAAGCTCAACCTACCAGCTGAGCTCAAGAACCTTCG TGAATTACTGGCAGCGACTCCATCACCTGTGGTATTCTGCCACAATGATGTCCAAGAAG GTAACATTCTGATCCTGCACAAAGGGGATCAAACGTCAACAGACAGATTGATGCTGATCGACTTTGAATACAGCAGCTACAACTACAG GGGCTTTGATTTTGGGAACCATTTCTGCGAGTGGATGTATGACTACACCTACAACAAGTGGCCTTTCTACAAAGCCACACCAGATGATTACCCCAGCAGAGAGCAACAG CTTATTTTCATCAGAAGTTACTTGAATGAGCTGAGAGGAGAAGGCAGTGGCGACAATGTAGACCAAAGGCAGATAGAGGAGGACATGATTATTGAAGCCAATAG GTACGCATTAGCATCACACTTCCTGTGGGGCCTGTGGTCTATCATCCAAGCAAAGCTCTCTAAGATTGAGTTTGGCTACATG GACTATGCCCAGTCCCGTTTTGATGCCTACTTCAAGCAGAAGAAGCTctactcctaa
- the chkb gene encoding choline/ethanolamine kinase isoform X2, with product MRLTLRRYAFVFRLGSNFIGELSTGTSYYLKPKTQPVSFLHFTRKLAMQSVGNVSGDSDLERVHTPEPKLFTDMPPTSTGVEKMPTGYELRLLVHERTSRSPSPLLGSNCDDDSEAESFKGGRTEEVDRDTKERAFSWCRDFLAGAWKTIQLVDFQISIVSGGLSNLLYLCSLPENVNTVGEEPRQVLLRVYGAILQGVDSLVLESVMFAILAERTLGPKLYGIFPQGRLEQYFPNTRMRTDQLSDPNISTEIATKMARFHEMVMPFNKEPTWLFGTINKYMDQVLTLSFTRDAHVKKYKKLMKLNLPAELKNLRELLAATPSPVVFCHNDVQEGNILILHKGDQTSTDRLMLIDFEYSSYNYRGFDFGNHFCEWMYDYTYNKWPFYKATPDDYPSREQQLIFIRSYLNELRGEGSGDNVDQRQIEEDMIIEANRYALASHFLWGLWSIIQAKLSKIEFGYMDYAQSRFDAYFKQKKLYS from the exons AAGAAGATATGCTTTTGTCTTCCGGTTAGGCAGCAACTTTATCGGCGAACTGTCAACAGGAACCTCTTACTATCTCAAACCCAAAACACAACCTGTTTCTTTTCTACATTTTACCCGGAAGCTCGCCATGCAGTCGGTTGGGAATGTGAGCGGAGACTCGGACTTGGAAAGAGTCCACACACCAGAACCGAAGCTTTTCACCGACATGCCTCCGACGAGCACCGGTGTTGAGAAAATGCCAACGGGCTACGAATTGCGCCTTCTCGTCCACGAAAGAACCTCAAGAAGCCCTAGTCCTTTGTTGGGGTCCAACTGTGATGACGACTCAGAGGCAGAGTCATTCAAGGGCGGCAGGACTGAGGAAGTGGACCGGGACACGAAGGAGAGGGCGTTTTCTTGGTGTCGAGATTTCCTAGCTGGAGCTTGGAAGACGATCCAACTAGTTGATTTTCAAATTAGCATCGTCAG cGGTGGATTGAGTAATCTGCTGTACCTGTGCAGCTTGCCTGAAAATGTGAATACTGTAGGGGAGGAGCCTCGCCAAGTGCTCCTCAGAGTCTATGGTGCCATCCTACAG gGAGTGGACTCTTTGGTGTTGGAGAGCGTCATGTTCGCCATACTGGCAGAACGTACTTTAGGCCCCAAACTGTACGGCATCTTTCCACAAGGACGCCTGGAGCAGTATTTTCCA AATACCCGCATGCGCACAGACCAACTGTCAGACCCCAATATCTCCACTGAGATTGCCACAAAGATGGCGCGGTTTCACGAAATGGTTATGCCATTTAACAAAGAGCCCACTTGGCTGTTTGGGACCATTAATAA ATACATGGATCAAGTGTTGACGTTGAGCTTTACACGCGACGCCCATGTGAAGAAGTACAAAAAGCTGATGAAGCTCAACCTACCAGCTGAGCTCAAGAACCTTCG TGAATTACTGGCAGCGACTCCATCACCTGTGGTATTCTGCCACAATGATGTCCAAGAAG GTAACATTCTGATCCTGCACAAAGGGGATCAAACGTCAACAGACAGATTGATGCTGATCGACTTTGAATACAGCAGCTACAACTACAG GGGCTTTGATTTTGGGAACCATTTCTGCGAGTGGATGTATGACTACACCTACAACAAGTGGCCTTTCTACAAAGCCACACCAGATGATTACCCCAGCAGAGAGCAACAG CTTATTTTCATCAGAAGTTACTTGAATGAGCTGAGAGGAGAAGGCAGTGGCGACAATGTAGACCAAAGGCAGATAGAGGAGGACATGATTATTGAAGCCAATAG GTACGCATTAGCATCACACTTCCTGTGGGGCCTGTGGTCTATCATCCAAGCAAAGCTCTCTAAGATTGAGTTTGGCTACATG GACTATGCCCAGTCCCGTTTTGATGCCTACTTCAAGCAGAAGAAGCTctactcctaa